A stretch of the Ensifer sp. PDNC004 genome encodes the following:
- a CDS encoding usg protein: protein MTNEMELQLKGYGLTTAQILYHLPDHPAFLQTYIWQHYDLAPEFPEMRSFLKFWEEKLDGPLHSVRYVHRKLISATEWRALKGEFILH from the coding sequence ATGACGAACGAGATGGAACTTCAGCTCAAGGGCTACGGACTGACGACGGCGCAGATCCTCTACCACCTGCCCGACCATCCGGCCTTCCTCCAAACCTACATCTGGCAGCACTACGACCTGGCACCGGAATTCCCGGAAATGCGCAGCTTCCTGAAATTCTGGGAAGAGAAGCTCGACGGGCCGTTGCATTCGGTGCGCTACGTGCACCGCAAGCTGATCTCGGCCACCGAATGGCGCGCACTGAAGGGCGAGTTC
- a CDS encoding ABC transporter permease, protein MSVVATMIPPQAPPPVPAKPYTLTRFVGSVALGIWLALGVGIFLTVVGGWDPDKFAKYGPRFINGLGVTLTLVGLSIVMGAILSLPIAFARMSKNKVLSWLAYGYVYFFRGTPLLAQLFLIYYGLGSFRPQLEAVGLWWFFRDAWNCAIFAFTLNTAAYQAEILRGAIESVPRGQREGADALGLPQRVAFWKIILPQAMIVALRPYGNEIILMIKGSAIVAIVTVFDLMGETRYAFSRTFDFQMYIWAAILYLIMVEILRNIWSLLEARLTRHLKR, encoded by the coding sequence ATGAGTGTCGTTGCAACGATGATCCCGCCGCAGGCGCCGCCGCCGGTTCCGGCGAAGCCCTACACGCTCACCCGCTTCGTCGGCAGCGTTGCGCTCGGCATCTGGCTGGCGCTCGGCGTCGGCATCTTCCTGACCGTGGTCGGCGGCTGGGATCCGGACAAGTTCGCCAAGTACGGCCCGCGTTTCATCAACGGCCTCGGCGTCACGCTGACGCTGGTCGGCCTTTCGATCGTCATGGGCGCCATCCTGTCGCTGCCGATCGCCTTTGCCCGCATGTCGAAGAACAAGGTCCTGTCGTGGCTCGCCTACGGTTATGTCTACTTCTTCCGCGGCACGCCGCTGCTGGCACAGCTCTTCCTCATCTATTACGGCCTCGGCAGCTTCCGCCCGCAGCTCGAAGCGGTCGGCCTGTGGTGGTTCTTCCGTGACGCCTGGAACTGCGCGATCTTCGCCTTCACGCTCAACACCGCAGCCTACCAGGCGGAAATCCTGCGCGGCGCGATCGAGAGCGTGCCGCGCGGCCAACGCGAGGGCGCTGACGCGCTCGGCCTTCCCCAGCGCGTCGCCTTCTGGAAGATCATCCTGCCGCAGGCGATGATCGTGGCGCTGCGCCCCTACGGCAACGAAATCATCCTGATGATCAAGGGCTCGGCGATCGTCGCAATCGTAACCGTCTTCGATCTCATGGGCGAAACACGCTACGCCTTCTCCCGCACCTTCGATTTCCAGATGTATATCTGGGCAGCCATTCTCTACCTCATCATGGTCGAGATCCTGCGCAACATCTGGAGCCTGCTGGAAGCGCGTCTGACGCGCCATCTGAAGCGCTAG